A genomic window from Fundidesulfovibrio magnetotacticus includes:
- a CDS encoding alpha/beta fold hydrolase, producing MATFILVHGAFQGSFVWKETAALLESQGHETLAPGLTGLGDRSHLLAEGQSLAGYVDDVQNAVAFAMAGPCVFVGHSYSGLTATAAAARLPRLARAVLYVDALIPEPGRSFRDMAGPEFAKTLAAHVHDRWLVRPWPLAAFGVAGHAKAPAFAARLTSTPLAAFTDPFAFGLPDPALPAGFIRCTGNPNPFIEAQAAKARASGWPVTLLDSGHAPMITAPEALARAILTTAHLMGVLGDAAPAPAPTLPEGLLRTHPAQPGELPGGAS from the coding sequence ATGGCGACATTCATCCTGGTGCACGGCGCGTTCCAGGGCAGCTTCGTCTGGAAGGAGACGGCCGCCCTGCTGGAGTCCCAGGGGCACGAGACCCTCGCCCCGGGCCTGACCGGACTGGGCGACCGCTCGCACCTGCTGGCCGAGGGGCAGTCCCTGGCGGGCTACGTGGACGACGTGCAAAACGCCGTGGCCTTCGCCATGGCGGGTCCGTGCGTCTTCGTGGGGCACAGCTACTCGGGCTTGACGGCAACGGCCGCCGCCGCGCGCCTGCCCCGGCTCGCCCGGGCCGTGCTCTACGTGGACGCCCTGATTCCGGAGCCGGGCCGCTCCTTCCGAGACATGGCCGGGCCGGAGTTCGCCAAGACGCTCGCGGCCCACGTGCACGACCGATGGCTCGTACGGCCCTGGCCCCTGGCGGCGTTCGGCGTGGCGGGGCACGCCAAGGCCCCGGCCTTCGCGGCCAGGCTCACATCCACGCCCCTGGCCGCCTTCACCGACCCCTTCGCCTTCGGGCTGCCCGATCCGGCCCTGCCCGCCGGCTTCATCCGCTGCACCGGGAACCCAAACCCCTTCATCGAGGCCCAGGCCGCCAAGGCCCGCGCCTCGGGCTGGCCCGTGACGCTCCTGGACTCCGGGCACGCGCCCATGATCACCGCGCCGGAGGCCCTGGCCCGGGCCATCCTCACTACTGCCCACCTGATGGGCGTTCTCGGGGACGCCGCCCCGGCCCCGGCTCCCACGCTTCCCGAGGGTCTGCTGCGCACTCACCCGGCCCAGCCGGGAGAGCTGCCGGGAGGCGCGTCGTGA
- a CDS encoding ATP-binding cassette domain-containing protein, with product METDAGKSLASLTLTAGRDKSGRPEAAGVTFRPGEVTALLGPTGSGKSRFLSDIESMASADTPTGRALLLDGRAPDADERFALQGRLVAQLTQNMNFVLDMNVLDFVRTHAHSREAANPEEAARRVLEAANALAGEPFGPGTQLTQLSGGQSRALMIADTALLSWSPVLLIDEIENAGVDKSKALELLVRSDKIVVMATHDPVLALSAKRRLVFEHGAVRRVVERSPAEAAALEELSAMERRFTEVRALLRAGKDLDDA from the coding sequence ATGGAGACTGACGCCGGAAAATCCCTGGCATCGCTCACGCTCACGGCCGGGCGCGACAAGTCGGGACGCCCCGAGGCCGCGGGCGTGACGTTCCGGCCCGGTGAGGTCACGGCGCTGCTTGGCCCCACGGGCTCGGGCAAGAGCCGCTTCCTCTCCGACATCGAATCCATGGCCAGCGCGGACACGCCCACGGGGCGCGCGCTCCTGCTGGACGGCCGCGCGCCGGACGCCGACGAGCGCTTCGCCCTGCAGGGACGCCTTGTGGCCCAGCTGACCCAGAACATGAACTTCGTGCTGGACATGAACGTGCTCGATTTCGTGCGCACCCACGCCCACAGCCGTGAGGCGGCCAACCCCGAAGAGGCCGCGCGACGCGTGCTGGAGGCGGCCAACGCCCTGGCCGGGGAGCCCTTCGGGCCGGGCACGCAGCTCACGCAGCTCTCGGGGGGGCAGTCGCGCGCCTTGATGATCGCGGACACGGCGCTCTTGAGCTGGTCGCCGGTGCTGCTCATCGACGAAATCGAGAACGCGGGCGTGGACAAGTCCAAGGCCCTGGAATTGCTGGTGCGCTCGGACAAGATCGTGGTGATGGCCACCCACGATCCTGTGCTGGCCCTCTCAGCGAAGCGGCGGCTGGTGTTCGAGCACGGGGCGGTGCGCCGCGTGGTGGAGCGCTCCCCGGCCGAGGCTGCCGCCCTGGAGGAACTCTCGGCCATGGAGCGGCGCTTCACAGAGGTGCGCGCGCTCCTGCGCGCCGGGAAGGACCTGGACGACGCCTGA
- a CDS encoding GTP-binding protein produces MKLVTVAGPPSCGKTSVVARACRALGGEGERCAVVKFDCLQSRDAELYEEAGVRAVVAFSGGLCPDHFYASNLEEAFAWAQGTGAGCLVIETAGLCNRCSPHIRGALALCVIDNLMGIDAPEKIGPMLRMADLVIVTKGDLVSQAEREVYRYRIRQMNKRAVIRHVNGLTGQGCAELARVMAMAPDVASVTEMRLRFSMPAAVCSYCLSETRIGERYQKGNVKKARFGGPHGD; encoded by the coding sequence GTGAAGCTGGTCACGGTTGCCGGTCCGCCTTCGTGCGGCAAGACCTCGGTGGTGGCCAGGGCCTGCCGCGCCCTGGGCGGGGAGGGCGAACGCTGCGCGGTGGTCAAGTTCGACTGCCTGCAAAGCCGCGACGCCGAACTCTACGAAGAAGCCGGGGTCCGGGCCGTGGTGGCCTTTTCCGGCGGCCTGTGCCCGGACCACTTCTACGCCTCCAACCTGGAGGAGGCCTTCGCCTGGGCGCAGGGCACGGGGGCGGGCTGCCTGGTGATCGAGACGGCGGGGCTCTGCAACCGCTGCTCCCCGCACATCCGGGGCGCGCTGGCCCTGTGCGTGATCGACAACCTCATGGGCATCGACGCCCCCGAGAAGATCGGCCCCATGCTGCGCATGGCCGACCTGGTGATCGTCACCAAGGGCGATCTCGTGTCCCAGGCCGAGCGCGAGGTCTACCGCTACCGCATCCGCCAGATGAACAAGCGCGCGGTGATCCGCCACGTGAACGGGCTCACGGGCCAGGGCTGCGCGGAGCTGGCCCGGGTGATGGCCATGGCCCCGGACGTCGCGAGCGTCACCGAGATGCGCCTGCGTTTTTCCATGCCCGCCGCCGTGTGCTCCTACTGCCTTTCGGAGACGCGCATCGGCGAGCGCTACCAGAAGGGCAACGTGAAAAAGGCCCGTTTCGGAGGCCCCCATGGAGACTGA
- a CDS encoding ABC transporter substrate-binding protein — protein MKALDDLMNSVRAMGLEDAPGLPGEPVDLLLYAPCPVKLVVQGALEEVASGYAARGESFRFHLPMGCTSVDPYDPIRRETDPARLPGVIGSIGFGDFWSREFADRFVRPGIFKSAPARTLSPLHERAGLVDPRGRYTVYGATPYIFMADTRRLGDLPLPRRWEDLLHPRYKGEVVMCGDGDDMADAVVLNLYKDFGMEGLEALASNARGLMHSSSMVKSVGTSEERAGGIYVIPAFFAKSTRQPEHIRILWPEDGAAASPLYFLAKASEHERLAPVLEFFASGFASIESAAWFAPMDGSRPSPLPPEAKLKWVGWDYIEDNDVNALRDQLNARFRALVRAAR, from the coding sequence ATGAAAGCTCTCGACGACCTGATGAACTCCGTGCGGGCCATGGGGCTCGAGGACGCCCCCGGGCTGCCCGGCGAGCCGGTGGACCTGCTGCTCTACGCGCCCTGCCCGGTGAAGCTGGTGGTGCAGGGCGCCCTGGAGGAGGTGGCCTCGGGGTATGCGGCGCGCGGCGAGTCGTTCAGGTTCCACCTGCCCATGGGCTGCACCTCCGTGGACCCCTACGATCCCATCCGCCGCGAGACGGATCCGGCGCGGCTGCCCGGCGTGATCGGCTCCATCGGCTTCGGGGATTTCTGGAGCCGCGAGTTCGCGGACCGCTTCGTGCGCCCCGGAATCTTCAAGTCCGCCCCTGCCCGGACGCTCTCGCCCCTGCACGAGCGCGCGGGCCTGGTGGATCCGCGCGGGCGCTACACGGTGTACGGCGCGACGCCCTACATCTTCATGGCCGACACCCGCCGCCTGGGAGACCTGCCCCTGCCCCGGCGCTGGGAGGACCTGCTGCACCCGCGCTACAAGGGCGAGGTGGTGATGTGCGGCGACGGCGACGACATGGCCGACGCCGTGGTGCTGAACCTCTACAAGGATTTCGGCATGGAGGGCCTGGAGGCCCTGGCGTCCAACGCGCGGGGGCTCATGCACTCGTCGAGCATGGTCAAGAGCGTGGGCACTTCGGAGGAGCGCGCGGGGGGCATCTACGTTATCCCGGCCTTCTTCGCCAAGAGCACGCGCCAGCCCGAGCACATCCGCATCCTCTGGCCCGAGGACGGCGCGGCGGCCAGCCCGCTCTATTTCCTGGCCAAGGCCTCGGAGCACGAACGGCTCGCCCCGGTGTTGGAGTTCTTCGCCTCGGGATTCGCCTCCATCGAGAGCGCCGCGTGGTTCGCGCCCATGGACGGCTCGCGGCCTTCGCCGCTGCCGCCCGAGGCGAAGCTCAAGTGGGTGGGCTGGGACTACATCGAGGACAACGACGTGAACGCCCTGCGCGACCAGCTCAACGCGCGCTTCCGGGCGCTGGTGCGGGCCGCGCGGTGA
- the pstA gene encoding phosphate ABC transporter permease PstA has translation MRIDTKHLKRRRQMQSLMWGVFRGSSLVNAAALGIICAFLFVNGLPAISWEFLTQPPRDSMTAGGILPCIIGTVILSVGSMLVAFPLGVCAAIYLNEYARPGRTVRLIRLGIANLAGVPSVVFGLFGLAFFVTFFGMGVSIASGVLTLTILVLPVIIGTAEEALKSVPSTYREASLGLGATKWQTIRLVVLPAALPGMLTGAILGLSRAAGETAAIMFTAAVFFAPKLPTSLTSDVMALPYHIYVLATAGTEIEKTRPLQYGTALVLIALVLGMNLIAIVLRARLQRKH, from the coding sequence ATGCGCATCGACACAAAACACCTCAAGCGCCGCCGCCAGATGCAAAGCCTCATGTGGGGCGTCTTCCGGGGCTCGTCCCTGGTCAACGCCGCCGCGCTGGGCATCATCTGCGCCTTTCTCTTCGTCAACGGGCTGCCCGCCATCAGCTGGGAATTCCTCACCCAGCCGCCCAGGGACTCCATGACCGCGGGCGGCATCCTCCCGTGCATCATCGGCACCGTCATCCTCTCGGTGGGCTCCATGCTCGTGGCCTTCCCCCTGGGCGTGTGCGCCGCCATCTACCTCAACGAGTACGCCCGGCCCGGGCGCACCGTGCGCCTCATCCGGCTGGGCATCGCCAACCTCGCTGGCGTGCCCTCCGTGGTGTTCGGGCTTTTCGGCCTGGCTTTCTTCGTCACCTTTTTCGGCATGGGCGTCTCCATCGCCTCGGGGGTGCTCACGCTGACCATCCTCGTGCTCCCCGTGATCATCGGCACGGCCGAGGAGGCCCTGAAAAGCGTTCCCAGCACCTACCGCGAGGCCTCCCTGGGCCTGGGCGCAACCAAGTGGCAGACCATCCGGCTGGTGGTGCTTCCCGCCGCGCTGCCCGGGATGCTCACCGGGGCCATCCTCGGCCTCTCGCGCGCGGCAGGCGAAACGGCCGCCATCATGTTCACCGCCGCCGTGTTCTTCGCGCCCAAGCTGCCCACATCCCTCACCTCGGACGTAATGGCGCTGCCCTACCACATCTACGTGCTCGCCACCGCGGGCACCGAAATCGAAAAGACCCGCCCCCTGCAGTACGGTACCGCCCTGGTGCTCATCGCCCTCGTGCTGGGCATGAACCTCATCGCCATCGTGCTGCGCGCCCGCCTGCAGAGAAAACACTAG
- the pstC gene encoding phosphate ABC transporter permease subunit PstC, with the protein MAISRKLKDDLIRCFFLVTALVSIISLALIMVYLFLEGFPVFKLVSVPDFLFGNFWYPTADPPEFGIFPLIVASIAVTALSSFIAIPLGVTTAVYLSEIATPRARGIFKPLVELLAALPSVVIGFFGMVVVAPLLQDHLDLPTGLNLFNASLMLAFMSVPTICSVSEDAIYAVPRELKEASLALGATHWETIRRVILPASLSGVSTAVILGMSRAIGETMVVLMVAGGAAMIPHSIFSPLRPMPSSIAAEMAEAPFRSDHYHALFAIGVVLFLFTLAFNIVAQHIAEKHKQVGAATL; encoded by the coding sequence GTGGCCATCAGCCGCAAACTCAAGGACGACCTGATCAGGTGCTTCTTCCTGGTCACCGCGCTCGTCTCCATCATCTCCCTGGCGCTCATCATGGTCTACCTGTTCCTCGAAGGCTTCCCCGTCTTCAAGCTGGTGAGCGTGCCGGACTTCCTCTTCGGCAACTTCTGGTACCCCACGGCGGACCCGCCCGAGTTCGGCATCTTCCCGCTCATCGTGGCTTCCATCGCCGTCACGGCCCTTTCCTCGTTCATCGCCATCCCCCTGGGCGTCACCACGGCCGTCTACCTCTCGGAGATCGCCACTCCCAGGGCGCGCGGGATTTTCAAACCCCTGGTGGAGCTCCTGGCCGCGCTGCCCTCCGTGGTCATCGGCTTCTTCGGCATGGTGGTGGTGGCCCCGCTGCTTCAGGACCATCTGGACCTGCCCACGGGCCTGAACCTCTTCAACGCGAGCCTCATGCTCGCCTTCATGAGCGTGCCCACCATCTGCTCCGTCTCCGAGGACGCCATCTACGCCGTGCCCCGCGAACTCAAGGAGGCCTCCCTGGCCCTGGGCGCGACGCACTGGGAAACCATCCGGCGCGTCATTCTGCCCGCCTCGCTCTCGGGCGTCTCCACCGCCGTGATCCTGGGCATGTCCCGGGCCATCGGGGAAACCATGGTGGTGCTCATGGTGGCGGGCGGCGCGGCCATGATCCCCCACTCCATCTTTTCGCCGCTTCGGCCCATGCCCTCCTCCATCGCCGCCGAAATGGCCGAGGCCCCCTTCCGTTCCGACCACTACCACGCCCTCTTCGCCATCGGCGTGGTGCTCTTCCTTTTCACGCTGGCCTTCAACATCGTGGCCCAGCACATAGCCGAGAAGCACAAGCAGGTCGGCGCGGCCACGCTTTAA